Proteins co-encoded in one Spirosoma endbachense genomic window:
- a CDS encoding phosphoadenylyl-sulfate reductase, producing the protein MIAEPTSYTLESLAGRLHGLSNIEALRTLAELFPGEVIFSTSLGYEDQVITDLILANDIPIKIFTLDTGRMFSETYSVWKKTNDRYDAKIEAYFPKADAVESLMTTKGPYSFYDSVENRKECCGIRKIEPLNRALKGQKIWITGIRAEQSANRQTMTQLEWDDSHSLFKFHPLMDWTFDEVKQYVKDHNVPYNPLHDRGFVSIGCQPCTRAIQPGEDFRAGRWWWEDNSKKECGLHVK; encoded by the coding sequence ATGATTGCCGAACCTACTTCCTACACGCTCGAAAGTCTGGCCGGCCGATTACACGGCCTGAGCAATATTGAAGCACTGCGAACACTGGCCGAGCTATTTCCGGGCGAGGTTATTTTTTCGACTAGTCTGGGCTACGAAGATCAGGTCATTACCGACCTGATTCTGGCCAATGATATTCCGATTAAGATTTTCACCCTTGATACGGGTCGGATGTTTTCAGAAACCTATTCGGTCTGGAAGAAAACGAACGACCGGTATGATGCAAAAATTGAAGCCTATTTTCCGAAAGCAGATGCCGTTGAATCGTTAATGACGACGAAAGGGCCATATAGCTTTTATGACTCGGTCGAGAATCGGAAAGAGTGTTGCGGTATTCGTAAAATAGAACCATTGAACCGGGCACTGAAAGGGCAGAAAATCTGGATCACGGGCATTCGGGCCGAACAGTCGGCCAACCGCCAGACCATGACCCAACTCGAATGGGATGACTCCCACAGCCTGTTTAAGTTTCATCCGCTGATGGACTGGACGTTTGACGAGGTGAAACAATACGTAAAAGACCATAACGTACCTTATAACCCGCTCCACGACCGGGGTTTTGTCAGTATCGGTTGTCAGCCCTGTACCCGCGCCATTCAACCCGGCGAAGATTTCCGTGCTGGCCGCTGGTGGTGGGAAGATAACTCGAAGAAAGAGTGTGGATTACATGTTAAATGA
- the cysD gene encoding sulfate adenylyltransferase subunit CysD — protein MKLDYLDQLESEAIHIMREVAGQFERPALLFSGGKDSITLVHLALKAFRPGKFPFPLVHIDTGHNFQEALDYRDNLAERIGEKLIVRYVEDTIREKKLKEPTGRNATRNGLQTFTLLDTIEEFEFDACIGGARRDEEKARAKERVFSVRDEFGSWDPKRQRPELWNLYNGRIHKGENVRVFPISNWTELDVWNYIRREKIELPSIYFAHERELLIRDGKLMATAGGVIKPEADDQLVTRRVRFRTVGDISCTAASESQADTLDAVIDEIQATRISERGETRMDDQLSEAAMEDRKKGGYF, from the coding sequence ATGAAACTCGATTATTTAGATCAGCTCGAATCCGAAGCCATCCATATCATGCGGGAGGTTGCCGGTCAATTTGAGCGCCCCGCGCTGCTGTTTTCGGGTGGCAAAGATTCCATTACCCTGGTCCATCTGGCTCTGAAAGCCTTCAGACCGGGGAAATTTCCGTTTCCACTCGTGCATATCGATACGGGACACAACTTTCAGGAAGCACTCGATTACCGCGATAACCTGGCCGAACGGATCGGCGAAAAACTCATCGTCCGGTACGTTGAGGACACGATCCGCGAGAAAAAACTCAAGGAACCAACGGGCCGGAATGCGACCCGAAACGGCCTGCAAACCTTCACCTTGCTCGATACCATCGAAGAATTCGAATTCGATGCCTGTATCGGAGGTGCCCGTCGCGACGAAGAGAAAGCACGGGCTAAAGAGCGCGTTTTCTCCGTACGGGATGAGTTTGGTTCCTGGGATCCGAAACGCCAGCGCCCTGAACTCTGGAACTTATACAACGGTCGGATTCATAAAGGCGAAAATGTTCGTGTATTCCCGATCTCGAACTGGACTGAACTCGACGTCTGGAATTACATCCGGCGCGAAAAGATCGAACTGCCCAGCATTTATTTCGCTCATGAACGCGAGCTACTCATCCGCGATGGTAAACTAATGGCCACTGCCGGTGGTGTTATCAAACCCGAAGCCGATGATCAGCTCGTGACCCGGCGTGTGCGCTTCCGTACGGTGGGTGATATTTCCTGCACGGCGGCCTCTGAATCGCAGGCCGACACACTCGACGCGGTTATCGACGAAATTCAGGCTACGCGTATCTCCGAACGGGGCGAAACCCGCATGGATGATCAGCTCAGCGAAGCAGCCATGGAAGACCGCAAAAAAGGCGGCTATTTTTAA
- a CDS encoding sulfate adenylyltransferase subunit 1 — protein MDLLRFITAGSVDDGKSTLIGRLLYDSKSILADQLEAIERASKSRDDGEIDLALLTDGLRSEREQGITIDVAYRYFQTPKRKFIIVDAPGHIQYTRNMVTGASNCQLAIVLVDARHGVAEQTRRHSLIASLLGIPHIVVAINKMDLVGYSQNVFSDICIQYAELAKKLNVHQVTYIPMSALNGDNVVDRSETMPWYEGQTLLEHLETVVIDDDVNGETEDHHPGRFPVQYVIRPQTAELHDYRGYAGKITSGIFRKGDAITVLPSGETSTIDAIEIAETQLDEAVTPMSVVLHLATDVDISRGDLIVRSDIQPISSQTVEAMLCWMDTKEFKVGNKYVLQVGTSRTRCSVRAIAYQLNINTYEEIEGVDSLKLNDLAKVVLRTAQPISFDPYQKNRATGGAILIDETSNVTVGALMLVGEA, from the coding sequence ATGGATCTCTTACGATTTATAACCGCCGGTTCGGTAGACGACGGCAAAAGCACGCTCATCGGGCGGCTTCTTTACGATTCTAAATCCATTCTGGCCGACCAGCTCGAAGCGATCGAACGAGCCAGTAAAAGCCGCGACGACGGCGAAATTGACCTGGCTCTGTTAACCGATGGCCTTCGCTCGGAACGAGAACAGGGCATTACGATCGACGTCGCTTATCGCTATTTCCAGACACCGAAGCGTAAGTTTATCATTGTGGACGCGCCGGGCCATATTCAGTATACCCGCAACATGGTGACGGGTGCGTCGAACTGTCAGTTAGCCATTGTTCTGGTCGACGCCCGGCATGGCGTGGCTGAACAGACCCGTCGGCATTCGCTGATTGCGTCGCTTCTTGGCATTCCGCATATTGTGGTGGCGATCAACAAGATGGATCTGGTGGGCTACTCTCAGAATGTGTTCTCCGATATCTGCATTCAGTACGCTGAGCTAGCGAAAAAGCTGAATGTTCATCAAGTGACATACATTCCAATGAGTGCGCTCAATGGCGATAATGTTGTCGACCGGTCAGAAACGATGCCCTGGTATGAAGGTCAGACCCTGCTTGAACACCTGGAGACGGTAGTGATCGATGACGATGTCAACGGAGAAACGGAAGATCATCATCCGGGTCGTTTTCCGGTTCAGTATGTGATCCGCCCTCAAACCGCCGAGCTACACGACTATCGGGGCTATGCGGGTAAAATAACCAGTGGTATCTTTCGCAAAGGCGACGCAATCACGGTATTACCTTCCGGAGAAACATCGACTATCGATGCCATCGAAATAGCTGAAACCCAGCTGGATGAAGCCGTTACGCCGATGTCGGTTGTTTTACACCTGGCAACGGATGTCGACATTAGCCGGGGCGACCTCATCGTACGATCCGATATCCAGCCAATCAGTAGCCAGACGGTCGAGGCAATGCTTTGCTGGATGGATACCAAAGAGTTTAAGGTTGGTAATAAATACGTTTTACAGGTGGGCACTTCCCGGACCCGTTGCTCCGTACGGGCGATTGCCTACCAGCTAAATATCAATACGTACGAGGAAATTGAAGGCGTAGATAGCCTCAAATTGAACGATTTAGCCAAAGTAGTTCTGCGTACGGCCCAGCCCATTAGTTTCGATCCGTATCAAAAAAACCGCGCTACAGGCGGAGCCATCCTGATTGATGAGACCTCGAATGTAACCGTGGGCGCATTGATGCTCGTAGGCGAAGCCTAA
- a CDS encoding GAF domain-containing protein → MNLFAFPDAPFQVQLCFDPIITNLEKRAAETTGEEAHRALSLLDKIAAYPELRNGITNASQITQNTELISSLLADYFPAALTLNEIKAANIPYSGIIFNHTQRFKNILNAAGPDFTINIRDFEEHQFYISSCCLILNQHYNTQLDFSKPLFFDIPTRDGIIKHYRILYNGDFLEILPTEKAVKLSQDDISLLLDKYNDLDLWKEKFPKESWRLKGFAIMTLFDATVENAVSLFKEKLLGLSAVDFHVNIESIFQSIFQIPDLKVGFSLFKSDQYRFTRAAFGHPMFSFIVADGHSYTAEEELGSYTYRSLVHERVYVAASNTAEFLAVHPESQLASRFLAQNIQSFILAPVVKNQVLLGVLEIGSHLPQKLNSVNANKLEVIMSFLTDTVERLIAQMENQIQAIIQDRFTAIHPSVNWKFRAEAQRLIEVSQSGVLSAVSEIAFPAVYPLYGQIDVKGSSEARNESVQHDLQQQLKTLVALLEGLSEQLPTESGYFREAQQQLSDFLIELSMGMKASTEQHITMYIERTVHDRLQQLASADQLPEIKAYFAETIKDKGAFHACRRRYETTISRINDTLADLLDKRQTEAQTIFPHYYERFKTDGVEHNLYIGQSIAPTHEFDEEKLNELRLWQLRVLCEQFIAHQQLLPSLPYPLEVTALVLVYPSTIGIRFRMDEKRFDVDGSYNVRYEIVKKRIDKALIKGTTERITQAGHLSIVYINDADELAYTYYMRQLQQLNLLEEAITNVEVEDLQGISGLKLLRSKLKHEGVLRLAVS, encoded by the coding sequence ATGAACCTATTCGCTTTCCCAGACGCTCCATTTCAGGTACAACTGTGTTTCGATCCGATTATTACGAATCTGGAAAAGCGAGCTGCCGAAACTACGGGTGAAGAAGCTCATCGGGCACTGTCTTTACTGGACAAAATCGCTGCCTATCCCGAACTGCGAAACGGTATCACAAATGCTTCTCAGATTACGCAGAATACCGAGCTGATTAGCAGCCTATTGGCCGATTATTTCCCTGCCGCACTGACGCTGAATGAAATTAAGGCCGCCAACATCCCCTATTCTGGAATTATTTTCAACCACACCCAGCGATTCAAAAACATTCTTAACGCGGCAGGGCCAGACTTTACAATCAATATCCGGGATTTCGAGGAGCATCAATTTTATATTAGCAGTTGCTGTCTTATCCTGAATCAACACTATAACACCCAACTCGATTTCAGTAAGCCGCTATTCTTCGATATCCCAACCAGAGATGGCATCATTAAGCATTATCGAATCCTGTATAATGGTGATTTTCTGGAGATACTTCCTACCGAAAAGGCCGTTAAGTTGTCGCAGGACGATATTAGCCTTTTATTAGACAAGTATAATGACCTGGATTTGTGGAAAGAGAAATTTCCTAAAGAGAGCTGGCGTCTGAAAGGTTTTGCCATCATGACCCTGTTCGATGCCACCGTTGAGAACGCGGTTTCCTTATTTAAAGAGAAATTACTGGGATTAAGTGCGGTCGATTTTCACGTCAATATTGAATCAATCTTCCAGTCAATTTTCCAGATTCCCGATCTAAAGGTTGGGTTTTCACTCTTTAAATCAGACCAATACCGATTTACGAGGGCCGCTTTTGGGCACCCTATGTTTAGTTTTATCGTCGCCGATGGTCATTCTTATACGGCCGAAGAGGAATTAGGTTCCTACACGTATCGTAGCCTGGTTCATGAGCGAGTATACGTTGCCGCATCAAATACTGCTGAATTTCTGGCTGTACACCCTGAGAGTCAGTTAGCGAGTCGCTTTTTAGCCCAAAATATTCAAAGTTTTATTCTCGCACCTGTTGTTAAAAATCAAGTTTTATTAGGTGTTCTGGAGATTGGTTCGCATTTGCCCCAAAAGCTCAATAGCGTAAATGCCAACAAACTGGAGGTAATTATGTCTTTTTTAACGGACACCGTTGAACGGCTGATTGCCCAAATGGAAAACCAGATTCAGGCCATAATTCAGGACAGGTTTACTGCTATTCACCCCAGTGTCAACTGGAAATTCAGGGCAGAGGCACAACGGCTTATTGAGGTTTCGCAATCGGGCGTCCTCTCAGCCGTGAGCGAAATCGCCTTTCCAGCCGTATACCCCCTCTATGGGCAGATCGATGTGAAAGGCTCATCGGAAGCACGGAACGAGAGTGTTCAGCATGATCTGCAACAGCAACTTAAAACACTGGTTGCACTTTTAGAAGGACTAAGCGAGCAACTACCAACGGAGTCTGGTTATTTCCGGGAAGCGCAGCAGCAATTATCGGATTTCCTGATCGAGCTTTCGATGGGCATGAAAGCCAGCACAGAACAGCACATTACTATGTATATAGAACGAACTGTTCATGATCGTTTACAGCAACTGGCAAGCGCTGACCAACTGCCCGAGATAAAGGCTTATTTCGCTGAAACGATTAAGGATAAAGGTGCCTTTCATGCTTGTCGCCGACGGTATGAAACGACCATTTCAAGGATTAACGATACATTGGCCGACCTGCTCGATAAGCGGCAAACAGAAGCCCAGACAATTTTCCCCCATTACTACGAGCGATTTAAAACCGATGGCGTCGAACATAATTTATACATTGGCCAATCCATTGCCCCTACCCATGAATTTGACGAAGAAAAGCTGAATGAGTTACGGTTATGGCAGCTTCGTGTACTTTGTGAACAATTCATAGCTCACCAGCAACTTTTACCCAGTTTACCCTATCCGCTTGAGGTAACGGCGCTGGTTCTGGTGTATCCGTCAACGATCGGCATACGATTTCGAATGGATGAAAAGCGATTTGATGTCGATGGAAGTTATAATGTGCGCTATGAAATTGTTAAGAAGCGCATCGATAAAGCGCTTATAAAAGGAACCACCGAACGAATAACGCAGGCGGGTCATCTTTCAATTGTATATATTAATGACGCCGATGAACTGGCTTATACTTATTATATGCGCCAGTTGCAGCAACTGAACCTGCTGGAAGAAGCGATAACAAACGTTGAGGTTGAAGATTTGCAGGGGATTTCCGGTCTAAAACTGTTACGGTCTAAGCTAAAACACGAGGGAGTCTTGCGTTTAGCCGTTAGCTAA
- a CDS encoding nitrite/sulfite reductase — protein sequence MSIQLTDKVSEAARRDILDLEKKISSFQSGDIADEAFRKFRLTRGVYGQRQPGVQMIRIKLPHGRITADQLTRIADLSDKYATGNLHATTRQDIQLHFVKLADSPQLWADLEDASITLKEACGNTVRNVTGSARAGVDPSEPFDITPYAFSIFDYFLRNPICQDMGRKFKISLSSSEKDSAYGYMHDVGLVARIQDGQRGFKVMLGGGLGAQPFSAQTAFEFLEEERVIPFIEGVIRVFDRYGERQKRHKARMKYLLNDIGLEELLRRIDEETPAIKNKAFLVDSSQFSVSDQYAERPEASNYQLTIGPEQSQSSKLSTWFKTNVFEQKQAGWYAVQLRVLLGDMHSDTARALAQIVKQYAADDIRVTVNQGYLLRYIRPENLTAVFEALDALGLAEPGFDTTADITTCPGTDTCNLAISSSYGITRALEEMMHDEFPDLVFNDDIKIKISGCMNGCGQHSVANIGYHGSSLKNGAYVLPALQVLLGGGFNGKGEGLIADKVIKIPAKRGPHSLRFLLRDFEANSFDGEYYSDYYARQGKNYFYQLLKPLADLKTLIDSDYIDWDHTEQYVTEVGIGECASVLIDLVATTLTEASEKLGWAREALAESRWADAIYHAYNVFITGARAALMSRDVPTNTQHGIVSDFDKTFLGEPDFHQAEGDFKTLVFSINKQEPSETFARQFIAKAEAFLQAVQAYREAQIELEGLPELQELTQAQDS from the coding sequence ATGTCTATCCAACTTACCGACAAGGTTAGCGAAGCCGCCCGGCGCGATATTCTGGATCTGGAAAAGAAGATAAGCTCGTTCCAGTCTGGCGATATAGCCGACGAAGCGTTCCGGAAATTCCGGCTCACACGTGGAGTTTATGGGCAGCGGCAACCGGGTGTGCAGATGATTCGGATCAAACTGCCCCACGGACGCATTACGGCTGACCAGCTCACCCGGATTGCCGACCTGTCGGATAAGTACGCGACGGGCAATCTCCACGCGACGACCCGTCAGGATATCCAGCTCCATTTTGTCAAACTGGCTGATTCACCCCAACTTTGGGCCGATCTTGAAGATGCTAGCATTACACTAAAAGAGGCCTGTGGCAACACGGTTCGGAACGTGACGGGTTCGGCACGCGCGGGCGTTGATCCAAGCGAGCCCTTTGACATTACGCCCTACGCCTTTTCCATATTTGACTATTTCCTGCGCAATCCAATCTGCCAGGATATGGGTCGGAAATTCAAGATTTCGCTCTCATCGAGTGAGAAGGATTCGGCCTATGGCTACATGCATGATGTGGGTCTGGTAGCACGGATTCAGGATGGCCAGCGTGGTTTTAAGGTAATGCTTGGCGGAGGTTTGGGCGCACAGCCTTTTTCGGCACAAACTGCATTTGAATTTCTGGAAGAAGAGCGCGTCATTCCCTTTATTGAGGGAGTTATCCGCGTATTTGATCGCTACGGCGAGCGGCAGAAACGGCACAAAGCCCGGATGAAGTACCTGCTGAACGACATTGGTCTTGAGGAATTGCTCCGGCGCATTGACGAAGAGACGCCAGCCATAAAAAATAAAGCGTTTTTGGTTGACAGCTCACAGTTTTCGGTGTCGGACCAATACGCCGAACGCCCGGAAGCCAGCAATTACCAACTGACCATCGGCCCCGAACAGAGTCAAAGTTCAAAGCTAAGCACCTGGTTCAAAACGAATGTATTTGAGCAAAAACAGGCGGGTTGGTATGCCGTTCAACTGCGGGTTTTACTCGGCGACATGCATTCAGATACGGCCCGTGCACTGGCACAGATTGTAAAGCAGTATGCTGCCGACGACATTCGGGTGACCGTCAATCAGGGCTATCTGCTTCGGTATATTCGTCCGGAGAACCTCACTGCTGTTTTTGAAGCGCTCGATGCGTTAGGTCTGGCTGAACCCGGCTTCGATACGACCGCCGATATTACAACCTGTCCTGGTACGGATACCTGTAATCTGGCCATTTCGAGCAGTTACGGCATCACTCGGGCTCTGGAAGAGATGATGCACGACGAGTTTCCTGACCTTGTTTTCAACGACGATATCAAGATCAAAATCTCGGGCTGTATGAACGGTTGTGGTCAGCATTCCGTTGCCAATATTGGCTATCACGGTTCGTCGCTTAAAAATGGCGCTTACGTCCTGCCTGCCTTACAGGTACTACTCGGTGGTGGCTTTAACGGCAAAGGTGAAGGACTGATTGCCGATAAAGTCATTAAGATTCCGGCAAAACGTGGCCCTCATTCGCTCCGGTTTTTGCTCCGTGATTTTGAAGCCAATTCGTTCGATGGCGAGTACTACAGCGATTATTACGCTCGTCAGGGGAAGAACTATTTCTACCAACTGCTTAAACCGCTGGCAGATCTGAAAACACTTATAGATAGCGACTATATCGACTGGGATCATACCGAACAGTATGTTACCGAAGTGGGTATCGGCGAATGCGCCAGCGTACTGATCGACCTTGTAGCGACAACGTTGACCGAAGCCAGTGAAAAATTGGGTTGGGCACGCGAAGCCCTGGCCGAAAGTCGTTGGGCCGATGCGATCTACCATGCATATAATGTGTTCATTACGGGTGCCAGAGCTGCTCTGATGAGCCGTGATGTTCCAACCAACACGCAGCATGGCATTGTGAGCGATTTCGATAAAACGTTCCTTGGCGAACCTGATTTCCATCAGGCCGAGGGCGACTTTAAAACGCTCGTATTCAGCATTAATAAACAGGAGCCATCTGAAACGTTTGCGCGTCAGTTTATCGCGAAGGCCGAAGCCTTCCTGCAAGCCGTTCAAGCCTACCGTGAAGCTCAGATCGAGCTGGAAGGCCTTCCCGAATTGCAGGAATTAACGCAGGCGCAGGATAGCTAA
- the cobA gene encoding uroporphyrinogen-III C-methyltransferase codes for MKLTLVGAGPGDPDLITIKGIRALQAADVVMYDALVHPDLLDHCRPDALKVYVGKRRGAYSCMQEDINPLIVHYARQYGHVVRLKGGDSFVFGRGYEEIEFARQHGIETAVVPGISSSYAVPASAGIPLTTRGLSESFWVVTGTTKAGQLSADLRLAAQSSATVVVLMGMHKLAEIMSVFTDFGKTETPVAIIQNGTLPDEQIVIGNVETILEKVNESGIGNPAIIVVGEVAGLPTGQTTAVAEAISQHLSETK; via the coding sequence ATGAAACTTACTCTCGTAGGAGCCGGACCTGGTGATCCGGATTTGATAACCATAAAAGGAATTCGGGCGTTGCAGGCTGCTGATGTGGTCATGTATGACGCCCTTGTTCATCCTGACCTGCTCGATCATTGCCGTCCTGATGCGCTGAAAGTTTACGTCGGCAAACGCCGGGGTGCTTATTCGTGTATGCAGGAAGATATTAATCCATTAATTGTACACTATGCCCGGCAATATGGTCATGTTGTACGGCTCAAAGGGGGCGATTCGTTTGTGTTCGGCAGAGGTTACGAAGAGATCGAATTTGCTCGTCAGCACGGTATAGAAACGGCCGTTGTCCCCGGTATATCAAGCAGTTATGCCGTTCCGGCCTCAGCAGGCATTCCCCTTACAACGCGGGGTTTATCCGAAAGTTTCTGGGTAGTTACCGGTACGACAAAAGCCGGACAGTTATCTGCTGATCTTCGGTTGGCAGCGCAGTCGTCGGCAACGGTTGTCGTGCTGATGGGCATGCACAAACTGGCTGAAATCATGTCCGTTTTTACCGACTTTGGCAAAACAGAAACGCCGGTTGCCATCATCCAGAATGGTACGTTACCCGACGAGCAGATCGTGATTGGAAACGTGGAAACGATCCTGGAAAAAGTAAACGAATCCGGCATCGGAAATCCAGCCATTATTGTTGTGGGTGAAGTGGCTGGCTTGCCAACCGGTCAGACGACGGCGGTAGCAGAAGCGATCAGCCAGCATCTGTCAGAAACGAAATAA
- a CDS encoding alpha/beta hydrolase translates to MRIVVIVALVSCAIRSFGQASNAKKNDQTQPFILGVIDQIASTELSETRILNIYLPEGYTKNDTAKYPVVYLLDGSADEDFIHIIGLYQFNNFAWINRVPKSIIVGIANVDRKRDFTFPTTNTEDRKKNPTSGHSDKFLNFIEKELQPYIQTKYRTNSSKTIIGQSLGGLLATEILLKKPLLFNKYIIISPSLWWDNGSLLAGKSALLQKNFPKKTDIYIGVGKEGLTPGTIPRVMEVDANLLADKLRSLESSQITVHFDYLPQEDHATVTHQAVFNALRLLYPVIHTDK, encoded by the coding sequence ATGAGAATAGTCGTAATAGTAGCGTTAGTTTCCTGTGCAATACGCTCATTTGGTCAAGCTAGCAACGCAAAAAAAAATGACCAAACTCAACCCTTTATTCTTGGCGTCATTGATCAAATTGCATCAACAGAATTATCGGAAACGAGAATCTTAAACATTTATCTCCCTGAAGGTTATACGAAAAACGATACGGCGAAGTATCCTGTCGTTTATCTGCTGGACGGCTCCGCAGACGAAGACTTTATTCATATTATCGGGCTGTATCAGTTTAATAACTTTGCCTGGATAAACCGGGTACCTAAGTCAATTATTGTTGGTATTGCCAATGTGGACAGAAAGAGAGATTTTACATTTCCGACCACCAATACCGAAGACAGGAAAAAGAATCCGACTTCGGGACATTCCGACAAATTTTTAAATTTTATAGAAAAAGAATTGCAGCCCTATATTCAAACCAAATACAGAACTAATTCATCAAAAACGATTATTGGACAATCACTTGGGGGGTTATTAGCCACTGAAATTTTATTAAAAAAGCCATTACTCTTCAATAAGTACATTATTATAAGCCCTAGTTTATGGTGGGATAATGGTTCTTTGTTAGCCGGTAAATCAGCCCTTTTACAGAAAAATTTTCCAAAGAAAACGGACATTTATATTGGCGTCGGGAAAGAAGGGCTTACGCCGGGTACGATTCCACGCGTTATGGAAGTAGATGCCAATCTGTTAGCAGACAAACTCAGGAGCTTGGAAAGCAGCCAGATAACGGTTCATTTTGATTACTTACCTCAGGAAGACCATGCCACAGTAACCCATCAGGCCGTATTCAATGCATTACGGCTTTTATATCCTGTAATTCATACCGATAAATAA
- a CDS encoding ester cyclase, translating into MRAATSTVLYKWFNEVWNDDNEDAIDQLMTSESAANGILTADQPKGPEGFKIFFRGFRSQFQSVRIEIDDVISQDNVEAARTTVHAIHTQTGKNVTFSGMCMVRTKDGKIDEAWNNYDFLDLYQQLGQQLTPVAEP; encoded by the coding sequence ATGAGAGCCGCTACTTCTACCGTTCTTTACAAATGGTTCAATGAGGTCTGGAACGACGACAACGAAGATGCAATCGATCAGCTAATGACTTCGGAGTCTGCTGCCAATGGAATCTTAACGGCAGATCAGCCGAAAGGCCCAGAGGGGTTTAAAATTTTCTTCAGAGGATTTAGAAGCCAATTTCAATCGGTTCGCATTGAGATTGATGATGTAATTTCGCAAGATAACGTTGAAGCAGCGAGAACTACTGTCCATGCCATTCACACGCAAACGGGGAAAAATGTAACCTTCTCCGGCATGTGTATGGTCAGAACTAAAGATGGAAAAATTGATGAGGCATGGAATAACTACGACTTTCTTGATCTGTATCAGCAACTCGGCCAGCAACTAACTCCCGTTGCCGAACCTTAA